A genomic window from Candidatus Pelagisphaera phototrophica includes:
- a CDS encoding MotA/TolQ/ExbB proton channel family protein codes for MKAIKLISIALALTSGFSLLAQPKFADIALQAKSEVEAAERELADLRSDIADQKVPISIRLTELESQVQETRSEFEQVVSAAENRQVGLSTLQDRVEARRDENIYLKNLMSSYIKQFSTRIDESELQSQEAIISEAEQILESSTATDAEKFETQIKVLQASISRIENIIGGHKFSGTALGADDRAVEGNFILVGPYAYFGDGGTNVGFSQGRPNAAYPLVKSDGLAPEIIASINEVTSTGEGALPVDATEGDAFKLAELEETPIEHALKGGTTIYIILLLAFCALMVAIFKLFEISSVKRPKSGALQQILDNLNSGKKQEALEIANSVDGPFGDLLVAGVEHHDEEKELLEEVLYERLLAAQPKLERFLAFIALTAGAAPLLGLLGTVTGMIKTFKLITVFGTGDAASLSSGISEALITTEYGLYVAIPSLLAQALLTRMAKGKLGEMEQASVAFVNGLSKKS; via the coding sequence ATGAAAGCGATTAAATTAATATCAATAGCATTAGCGCTCACCAGCGGCTTCTCGCTACTCGCTCAACCAAAGTTCGCCGACATCGCCTTGCAGGCCAAATCGGAAGTCGAAGCAGCGGAGAGGGAGCTCGCCGATCTTCGTAGTGACATTGCAGACCAGAAAGTACCTATCTCCATTCGCTTGACCGAACTGGAAAGCCAGGTTCAGGAGACGCGTTCCGAGTTCGAGCAGGTAGTCAGCGCAGCGGAAAACCGCCAAGTCGGTCTCAGCACGTTGCAAGATCGCGTTGAAGCGCGTCGAGACGAGAATATTTATCTAAAGAACTTGATGTCTAGTTACATCAAGCAGTTCAGCACTCGTATCGACGAATCAGAGCTCCAGTCTCAAGAGGCCATTATCTCGGAAGCAGAGCAAATTCTCGAATCGAGCACGGCAACGGACGCTGAAAAGTTCGAGACTCAAATCAAGGTTCTCCAGGCATCCATCTCGCGAATCGAGAACATTATTGGAGGTCACAAATTCTCCGGAACCGCCCTTGGTGCAGATGACCGCGCCGTTGAAGGGAACTTCATCCTTGTAGGTCCTTACGCTTATTTCGGCGATGGCGGCACCAATGTTGGCTTTTCCCAAGGTCGTCCGAATGCGGCCTACCCACTCGTAAAGAGTGACGGTCTCGCTCCAGAGATCATTGCATCTATCAATGAGGTCACAAGCACGGGAGAAGGAGCGCTACCCGTCGACGCAACCGAGGGCGACGCCTTCAAGCTTGCGGAACTCGAGGAGACTCCAATTGAACACGCACTCAAGGGGGGAACCACCATTTACATTATTCTGCTCCTTGCCTTCTGCGCACTGATGGTGGCGATCTTCAAGCTCTTCGAAATTTCTTCGGTAAAACGTCCGAAATCTGGAGCGCTGCAACAGATCCTCGATAACTTGAATTCGGGCAAAAAACAGGAAGCACTCGAAATTGCCAATTCGGTTGATGGTCCTTTCGGAGATCTCCTCGTTGCCGGTGTCGAACACCACGACGAAGAAAAGGAACTTCTAGAGGAAGTGCTTTATGAAAGACTGCTTGCGGCTCAACCAAAGCTCGAAAGATTCCTTGCATTCATCGCCCTAACAGCTGGTGCCGCCCCACTCTTGGGTCTGCTCGGTACTGTCACCGGTATGATCAAAACCTTTAAATTGATTACCGTATTTGGTACCGGTGACGCCGCCTCGCTGTCATCTGGTATTTCCGAAGCGCTGATCACTACGGAATACGGACTGTATGTCGCTATTCCTTCTCTGCTCGCACAGGCACTGCTAACACGTATGGCCAAGGGTAAGCTGGGTGAAATGGAGCAAGCCTCTGTGGCGTTCGTGAACGGCCTAAGCAAGAAAAGCTAG
- the uvrB gene encoding excinuclease ABC subunit UvrB: MGIGKLFDLNSDYVPTGDQPQAIDQLVTSLEKGNRYQTLLGVTGSGKTFSMANVIAQTERPALIISHNKTLAAQLYSEFKSFFPNNAVEYFVSYYDYYQPEAYVPSTDTFIEKDSSINDEIDRLRISATSSLISRRDVIVVASVSCIYGLGSPEDFQELMIPLQIGEELGRDIFLNRLIEIQYERNDIDLSRGRFRVRGDVVDVMPAYLEKGLRVEFWGDEIEGLSEFDPTTGSEIRKLDQFNLYPANQFVTTSAKIENAIGAIKSELKDRVGTFENEGKLLEAQRISMRTNYDLEMLKEVGFCNGIENYSMQLSGRKTGERPSCLIDFFDKDFLLFVDESHVSIPQIGAMYAGDRSRKTTLVEHGFRLPSALDNRPMNFDEFIEVTGTTIFVSATPAKFELEKSAVIAEQVIRPTGLLDPVVEIRSTKGQVENLIGEVNRAIESHERILVTTLTKRLSEDITSYLRDRDIRVEYLHSDIDAIERVEILRRLRAGDFDVLVGINLLREGLDLPEVALVAILDADKEGFLRSETSLVQTAGRAARHEKGRVILYADVMTNSIRRTVEVTESRRAKQIEHNERYGITPKSVVRPVQESLHVSEEEDSILLVGEDDDVEAVIDELTKEMDEAAAKLEFERAALLRDQIDALRSGEFGKNAKPRGRARSYGGRR, from the coding sequence ATGGGAATAGGGAAGCTCTTCGATCTCAATTCAGACTATGTACCAACAGGGGACCAGCCCCAGGCGATCGATCAATTAGTTACTTCACTTGAAAAGGGGAACCGGTACCAGACGCTTTTGGGCGTCACCGGTTCGGGGAAAACTTTTAGTATGGCCAATGTCATTGCTCAGACTGAGCGACCGGCACTGATCATATCCCACAACAAGACTCTGGCTGCTCAATTGTATTCAGAATTTAAAAGCTTTTTCCCAAACAATGCAGTCGAGTACTTTGTAAGCTACTACGACTACTATCAGCCCGAGGCCTATGTACCTTCAACTGATACATTCATAGAAAAAGATTCCTCGATTAACGATGAAATCGATCGATTAAGGATATCGGCAACGAGTAGCCTGATTAGTCGCAGGGACGTTATCGTAGTGGCGAGTGTTTCCTGCATATATGGTCTCGGCTCGCCTGAGGATTTTCAGGAATTGATGATCCCCCTGCAAATTGGAGAGGAGCTTGGCAGAGACATCTTTTTGAATCGATTGATTGAAATTCAATACGAGCGAAACGACATTGATTTGAGTCGAGGACGATTTCGCGTTCGAGGAGACGTGGTTGATGTGATGCCTGCGTATTTGGAGAAGGGGTTGCGGGTTGAGTTTTGGGGCGATGAAATCGAAGGGCTTTCGGAGTTTGATCCCACAACTGGCTCGGAGATACGTAAACTTGACCAGTTTAACTTATATCCCGCTAACCAGTTCGTTACGACGAGCGCGAAAATTGAGAACGCGATCGGCGCCATAAAGTCTGAGTTGAAAGATCGCGTGGGCACGTTCGAAAACGAAGGCAAGCTTTTGGAAGCACAGCGAATCAGCATGCGAACCAACTATGATTTAGAAATGCTGAAAGAGGTTGGTTTCTGCAATGGTATTGAGAATTACTCGATGCAGCTGTCTGGGCGTAAAACAGGAGAACGGCCTTCTTGCCTGATCGACTTTTTCGACAAGGACTTCCTGTTGTTCGTAGATGAGAGCCATGTGTCCATCCCGCAAATAGGCGCCATGTACGCGGGAGACCGGTCTCGAAAGACAACCCTTGTCGAGCATGGTTTTCGCCTTCCATCGGCCTTAGACAATCGCCCCATGAACTTTGACGAGTTTATCGAGGTTACGGGCACCACGATTTTTGTTTCCGCAACTCCGGCTAAGTTCGAATTGGAAAAGAGCGCCGTGATTGCGGAGCAAGTGATCCGCCCCACTGGCCTGCTCGACCCTGTAGTTGAGATTCGCAGTACGAAAGGACAGGTCGAAAATCTCATCGGGGAAGTGAATCGAGCCATTGAATCGCACGAGCGTATTTTAGTGACCACTCTAACGAAGCGGCTGTCCGAGGATATCACATCCTACCTACGGGATCGAGACATCCGGGTCGAGTACCTGCATTCAGATATCGACGCTATCGAGCGCGTTGAAATACTTCGTAGATTGCGGGCTGGTGACTTTGACGTTCTCGTTGGCATCAATCTTCTCCGAGAAGGACTTGATTTGCCTGAGGTTGCTCTCGTGGCCATTCTCGATGCAGACAAGGAAGGGTTTCTTCGTAGTGAAACCAGTCTTGTACAGACGGCAGGAAGGGCGGCCCGACACGAAAAAGGACGCGTCATTCTTTACGCCGATGTAATGACGAATTCGATTCGAAGAACGGTTGAGGTTACGGAATCCAGAAGAGCAAAGCAAATTGAGCACAATGAGCGTTACGGTATCACCCCGAAAAGTGTAGTGAGACCCGTGCAGGAGAGTCTGCATGTGAGCGAAGAAGAAGACTCAATTTTATTAGTGGGTGAGGACGATGACGTTGAAGCCGTTATCGACGAACTAACGAAGGAGATGGATGAAGCGGCTGCAAAGTTAGAATTTGAGAGGGCGGCGCTGCTAAGAGACCAGATTGATGCACTTCGTTCAGGCGAGTTCGGAAAAAACGCTAAGCCAAGAGGGCGTGCTCGTTCTTACGGAGGTAGACGCTGA
- a CDS encoding DUF3450 family protein — protein MTKIKVLPLIAAGFALASSSALISAPELGQTRATLKEWVELKKLVSEEKSRWTVEKQTLNESIDLLTQEIEKLDEQIVSMQEEADAAQLERQSLNNEDDELRAASAVVKQIATDLESQVIGLVDYFPESLKDKLKLLTERIPKNAKAADSVGLSTRLQYVIGILSEIEKFNKQITVEETMQQIGDSDVAVKTLYIGLAVAYYVDGTRTQAGILRPAKGGWEKERRDEMAEQIATAIGVYEREETAQFVNLPINVN, from the coding sequence ATGACTAAGATCAAAGTGTTACCATTAATCGCAGCAGGATTTGCTCTCGCAAGTTCCAGTGCATTAATTTCAGCTCCTGAACTCGGCCAAACACGAGCAACGCTCAAGGAATGGGTTGAACTGAAGAAACTTGTCTCGGAAGAAAAGAGCCGATGGACCGTTGAGAAGCAGACGCTAAACGAGTCAATCGATCTTCTAACGCAGGAAATAGAGAAGCTCGATGAGCAGATCGTAAGCATGCAGGAAGAGGCCGACGCGGCACAGCTAGAGCGTCAGTCCCTCAACAATGAAGATGATGAGCTCAGGGCCGCCTCCGCAGTCGTCAAGCAAATCGCGACCGATCTGGAGTCTCAAGTAATCGGGCTCGTGGATTACTTTCCTGAGTCACTTAAAGATAAACTAAAGCTTTTGACTGAGAGAATTCCCAAAAATGCGAAAGCAGCTGACTCGGTCGGCCTTTCAACACGCCTTCAGTACGTCATTGGTATCCTGAGCGAGATCGAAAAATTCAACAAACAGATTACTGTTGAAGAAACCATGCAGCAAATTGGCGACTCAGATGTGGCGGTTAAGACTCTCTACATCGGCTTGGCCGTAGCTTACTATGTTGATGGCACACGCACACAGGCCGGTATCCTACGTCCAGCAAAAGGGGGATGGGAGAAAGAGAGACGCGATGAAATGGCGGAGCAAATCGCTACCGCAATCGGAGTATACGAGAGAGAAGAAACAGCTCAATTCGTGAACTTGCCAATTAACGTCAACTAA
- a CDS encoding ExbD/TolR family protein has translation MGKNKKALSASDDVEDINISPLIDMVFILLIFFIVTTVFVEEPGVDVIKPVAYNAKDLPKNCILIGVTESDNVFYGGEEVGLSGIRVKVRRMIKENRDYPVIIQADVGATNGTIARLIDECKLAEVPAGNIHVSMEKLNN, from the coding sequence ATGGGAAAGAATAAGAAAGCGCTTTCGGCCAGTGATGATGTTGAAGATATCAATATCTCGCCGCTGATTGATATGGTTTTCATTCTCTTGATCTTCTTCATCGTCACGACGGTTTTTGTCGAGGAGCCTGGAGTGGATGTGATCAAGCCTGTCGCTTACAACGCCAAGGACTTGCCAAAGAACTGTATCCTAATCGGCGTTACCGAATCGGACAATGTGTTTTACGGTGGCGAGGAAGTTGGATTAAGCGGTATCCGCGTCAAAGTCCGGCGCATGATCAAAGAGAACAGAGATTACCCGGTCATTATCCAAGCAGATGTTGGTGCGACTAATGGGACGATCGCTCGCCTGATCGATGAATGCAAACTGGCTGAGGTTCCTGCTGGCAATATTCACGTTTCAATGGAGAAGCTCAACAACTAG
- a CDS encoding ExbD/TolR family protein has protein sequence MRNRKHFNENDEMTDINISPLIDMVFILLIFFIVTTVFVEEEGMATNTPDPSPQTDPPDEEKVRLTLLIKSNGEVFSKLGNVQKNIGLGGVRALVQQEMQREVYPILVNVEKDSRIGTYVTVHDTCMLAGAEGITMKVVQE, from the coding sequence ATGAGAAACAGAAAACATTTTAACGAGAACGACGAGATGACTGACATCAACATCTCGCCGTTGATCGACATGGTTTTCATCCTTTTGATCTTCTTCATCGTCACAACGGTTTTTGTTGAAGAGGAAGGAATGGCAACCAATACGCCGGATCCATCGCCCCAAACAGATCCTCCCGATGAGGAAAAGGTGCGTCTCACTCTGCTGATCAAGTCCAATGGAGAAGTCTTTTCAAAATTAGGAAACGTCCAAAAAAATATCGGCCTCGGGGGCGTTCGCGCCCTTGTTCAACAGGAGATGCAGCGCGAGGTATATCCAATTCTCGTCAATGTGGAAAAGGACTCTCGGATAGGCACCTACGTTACAGTACATGACACCTGCATGTTGGCGGGGGCCGAAGGAATCACAATGAAAGTGGTACAGGAATAG
- a CDS encoding tetratricopeptide repeat protein, translated as MTKSKSLKLAFAGLLCATGFASLSAQLVYDAEKFWSQTHIREAYIGNYELNVKTEPKLTEAEQEVFREILEVMKTDKDTALQMMLSNITTESSGALEFIAGSLYGERGDIDNAMVYFKKAIDKYPGFLRARKNLAIMLVQKAEFAEAIPHFVRAIDLGARDSVTFGLLGLCYVNGSQFISAETAYREAILLNSETKDWQLGLAKALLNQKKYQEAIAVLEEILLKEPENELIWISQANAYLGIDDAETAVAIQEIVDRLGKSTADSLEFMGNIYMSRNLTDLALKYYRKAIAKDPKRSVKTHVDTADILVGRGAFEEARVLIADIREAYSERVDKNQDTRLLRMESHIAMNDGKTDVFIPILEKLIQNDPLDGDSLMMLADHYTSQDTIEGYARADLFYERVVKIEEVEVKGLIAWARSYVAREQYGKAIPHLERANTLDPRDFIGRYLEQVRKVHLANIGL; from the coding sequence ATGACTAAGAGCAAATCACTCAAATTGGCTTTTGCCGGTCTACTTTGTGCAACTGGGTTCGCTTCCCTTTCTGCCCAACTCGTTTACGACGCAGAGAAATTCTGGAGCCAGACCCACATTCGGGAAGCATACATAGGCAATTACGAGCTCAACGTTAAGACGGAGCCGAAACTAACAGAAGCGGAGCAAGAAGTTTTCCGAGAAATTCTCGAGGTTATGAAAACGGACAAGGATACCGCGCTTCAAATGATGTTGTCCAACATCACCACGGAATCCAGTGGAGCCTTAGAATTTATTGCTGGTAGCCTGTATGGGGAACGTGGCGACATTGACAATGCCATGGTCTATTTCAAAAAGGCGATCGACAAGTATCCAGGGTTTTTACGGGCTCGCAAGAATCTCGCCATAATGCTCGTACAGAAGGCGGAGTTTGCTGAAGCCATCCCCCATTTCGTAAGGGCAATCGATCTAGGAGCTCGGGACAGCGTAACTTTTGGACTGCTTGGCCTATGCTACGTCAACGGCTCGCAGTTTATATCAGCTGAAACAGCCTACCGCGAAGCGATCCTCCTCAACTCTGAAACTAAGGATTGGCAGTTGGGCCTCGCGAAGGCTCTACTGAATCAAAAGAAATATCAGGAGGCAATCGCTGTTCTCGAAGAGATTCTTCTCAAGGAACCCGAAAACGAGCTGATCTGGATTAGCCAGGCTAATGCCTATCTCGGTATCGACGATGCGGAAACCGCAGTAGCCATCCAAGAAATCGTGGATCGCCTCGGTAAATCGACCGCAGATTCACTTGAGTTCATGGGCAACATTTACATGTCTCGCAATCTGACCGACCTCGCTTTGAAGTATTACCGAAAGGCGATCGCCAAGGATCCAAAACGTTCCGTCAAGACTCACGTTGACACTGCCGACATCCTAGTCGGACGTGGAGCCTTCGAAGAAGCGAGAGTTCTGATAGCCGATATTCGCGAGGCCTACAGCGAACGCGTCGACAAGAATCAAGACACACGGTTACTCAGGATGGAGTCGCACATTGCAATGAACGATGGAAAGACCGATGTGTTCATTCCTATTCTAGAGAAGCTTATCCAAAACGATCCGCTCGATGGAGACTCTCTCATGATGCTCGCGGACCACTACACGTCCCAGGACACCATCGAAGGATACGCTCGGGCAGATCTATTTTATGAGCGCGTCGTTAAGATCGAAGAGGTTGAAGTAAAAGGATTGATTGCTTGGGCCCGTTCTTACGTAGCTCGTGAGCAGTATGGAAAAGCGATTCCACACTTAGAGCGTGCTAATACGCTGGATCCAAGGGACTTCATTGGCCGCTATCTCGAGCAAGTACGCAAAGTTCACCTCGCCAACATCGGCTTGTAA
- a CDS encoding dicarboxylate/amino acid:cation symporter — translation MDLHKIKLTRYILIAMIGGALTGLLLSQFVEFAVNPETGKAILDSKNRPVLEHSFLSDYVINGFFQFLSEAFIRSLTALVVPLVFVSLVCGTAAMDDVRKLGTVGLKTLLLYLATTGIAISIAIVAALLIKPGLGVGEIEMEGYVPGETKSLLNVFIDIFPRNVGASFVDGNMLQIIAASLVFGIALVVSGEHGQRVLNFFKDMNEVIMKLVIIVMLMAPFGVFAKIAQVFAQEGFGTIFALAKYFILVAIVLLIHAFVVYPTMLKIFTGLNPLVFFKKLRNVQLFAFSTASSNATIPVTLRAAEERLGAHNKVASFTVPLGATINMDGTAIMQGVATVFIAQISGIDLSITQYLTVILAATMASIGTAGVPSAGLVMLTMVLGLVGLPPDKIGLIIGIDRLLDMIRTAVNITGDTAITCIVANSEGQLDKKVFNRPVEDEIAS, via the coding sequence ATGGATCTACACAAAATCAAACTAACCCGTTACATCCTCATTGCCATGATTGGAGGAGCGCTCACCGGACTGCTGCTTTCCCAGTTTGTAGAGTTTGCGGTGAATCCAGAAACGGGGAAAGCGATCCTGGACAGCAAGAATCGTCCAGTTCTCGAGCACAGCTTTCTATCGGATTACGTTATCAACGGTTTTTTCCAGTTTCTGAGCGAAGCTTTCATTCGAAGCTTGACGGCTTTGGTCGTTCCCCTGGTGTTCGTCTCGCTCGTTTGTGGCACGGCAGCTATGGACGATGTCAGAAAACTAGGCACGGTCGGATTGAAAACGCTTCTACTGTATCTCGCCACAACGGGAATCGCCATCAGTATCGCGATTGTCGCGGCTCTCCTCATAAAACCTGGATTGGGTGTAGGGGAAATTGAAATGGAGGGTTATGTCCCTGGAGAGACAAAATCGCTTCTAAACGTCTTTATCGACATCTTCCCGCGCAATGTGGGGGCTTCATTCGTAGATGGGAACATGCTGCAGATAATCGCGGCGTCGCTTGTATTTGGGATTGCATTGGTTGTATCGGGCGAACATGGCCAACGGGTTTTGAACTTCTTCAAAGATATGAACGAAGTGATCATGAAACTCGTGATCATCGTGATGTTGATGGCCCCTTTTGGGGTGTTTGCCAAAATTGCTCAAGTTTTTGCTCAAGAAGGCTTCGGCACCATTTTTGCTTTGGCAAAGTATTTTATCCTAGTAGCGATTGTGCTATTGATCCACGCCTTTGTTGTATACCCAACGATGCTTAAGATCTTCACGGGTTTAAATCCGCTTGTCTTTTTCAAGAAGCTGCGGAATGTCCAGCTATTCGCTTTCAGCACAGCCAGCAGCAATGCAACGATTCCCGTAACGCTTCGAGCCGCTGAGGAACGACTGGGGGCCCACAACAAGGTTGCTTCTTTCACGGTACCGCTAGGGGCGACGATAAACATGGATGGCACAGCCATTATGCAAGGAGTCGCAACCGTCTTCATTGCGCAAATATCCGGAATCGATCTGTCGATCACACAATATTTAACGGTGATATTGGCTGCGACTATGGCATCAATCGGTACCGCTGGGGTACCCAGTGCCGGTCTGGTGATGCTGACTATGGTTCTTGGCCTCGTTGGACTTCCCCCTGACAAAATCGGATTGATTATCGGGATCGACCGTTTGCTCGATATGATTCGGACGGCGGTAAACATTACTGGGGATACTGCGATCACCTGTATCGTTGCGAACTCTGAAGGGCAGCTCGACAAGAAAGTATTCAATCGCCCGGTTGAAGACGAGATCGCTAGCTAA